One window of Pieris napi chromosome 1, ilPieNapi1.2, whole genome shotgun sequence genomic DNA carries:
- the LOC125051629 gene encoding heat shock factor protein isoform X7: MRSVVEIGASVPAFLGKLWKLVNDSETNHLISWSPGGKTFVIKNQADFARELLPLYYKHNNMASFIRQLNMYGFHKITSVENGGLRYEKDEIEFSHPCFMRGHAYLLEHIKRKIANPKSIVANSEGGEKIIIKPELMNKVLADVKQMKGKQESLDAKFSAMKQENEALWREVAILRQKHIKQQQIVNNLIQFLMSLVQPARAPAASGNNVGVKRPYQLMINSAAHNVSDAYPGTIKNIKLDKENLLEETNEDNLEDGPTIHELAHDDILNNDPSQDSLDATGFVTVNLSPVPINNSGNTDGTTLPTQYHVTMEDDEDTETDGIRLRYPNNFTNGMLRSPNAQPIVTSPSPIITSASPIGQTAMEQIFVTVPSTSKPKTRTCKKNVSNTKNINNITLNNYNTINPSADFKLPAEIFASDDSISDAGAGGTDDINNFNELNGNDLVMSTLKDKMLGGINIKVESAEQVQQPSSTEKKAKKSKDNTNNFNLADIKTELQDDFDWNNMTLATVHNNPNLNKLQTMNDIDDHLDTMQSDLESLRDLLRNDSYSFDTNTLLGLFGSDDPFYGLSYNATDERAKATNAKKMKGEISNVTCDETRVQSPFNEDDAEGNQLISYTGNIPDFEDISIPDLDADNSMSPSPSRSTLNTPQIELRSPSFVLKH, from the exons ATGCGTTCTGTAGTAGAAATAGGAGCCAGTGTCCCAGCTTTTTTGGGAAAATTGTGGAAACTGGTCAATGATTCAGAGACCAACCATCTGATATCGTGGAGTCCT GGAGGAAAgacttttgttataaaaaatcaagCTGATTTTGCCCGGGAGTTGCTACCTTTATACTATAAACACAATAATATGGCAAGCTTCATTCGACAGCTAAATATGTATggttttcataaaattacatCTGTTGAAAATGGGGGCCTGAGATATGAGAAAGATGAAATTGAGTTTTCACATCCTTGCTTCATGAGAGGTCACGCTTATTTACTTGAACATATCAAAAGAAAGATTGCAAATCCTAAATCAATTGTTGCAAATAGTGAAGGTGGagaaaaaattatcataaaaccAGAGCTTATGAATAAAGTGTTAGCTGATGTTAAACAAATGAAAGGAAAACAGGAAAGTCTAGATGCAAAATTTAGTGCAATGAAACAGGAGAATGAAGCTTTGTGGAGGGAAGTAGCCATACTTAgacaaaaacatataaaacaacaacaaatTGTAAACAAT TTGATTCAATTCTTAATGTCACTAGTTCAGCCAGCTAGAGCACCAGCGGCTAGTGGTAACAATGTAGGTGTAAAGAGACCCTATCAATTAATGATAAATAGTGCAGCTCACAATGTCAGTGATGCATACCCAGGGAcaattaagaatattaaacTAGATAAAGAAAACTTATTAGAAGAGACAAATGAGGATAATTTg gagGATGGACCAACAATTCATGAATTAGCACATGACGATATTCTAAATAATGATCCTTCACAAGACTCATTAGATGCAACTGGCTTTGTAACCGTTAATTTATCACCTGTACCTATTAACAATTCTGGCAATACTGATGGTACAACATTACCCACTCAATACCATGTTACAATGGAGGACGATGAAGATACTGAAACag ATGGAATAAGACTACGGTATCCCAACAATTTTACCAATGGCATGTTAAGAAGTCCGAACGCTCAACCAATTGTAACTTCACCATCACCTATAATTACTTCTGCATCTCCAATAGGTCAAACTGCAATGGAACAAATTTTTGTTACTGTACCAAGCACTTCAAAACCTAAAACAAGAACCTGCAAGAAAAATGTGTCCAACACAAAGAATATAAACAACAtaacattaaacaattataatacaataaatccATCTGCTGATTTTAAGCTTCCTGCTGAAATATTTGCAAGTGATGATTCTATAAGTGATGCTGGAGCTGGTGGGACTGAtgacataaataatttcaatgaaCTTAATGGAAATGATTTAGTTATGTCCACATTAAAAGACAAGATGCTAGGAGGAATTAATATTAAGGTTGAAAGTGCTGAACAGGTTCAGCAGCCAAGTAGTACAGAGAAAAAAGCTAAGAAATCCAAAGAtaatacaaacaattttaatttagctgATATAAAGACTGAACTTCAAGATGATTTTGATTGGAATAACATGACCTTGGCTACAGTACACAACAATCCAAACCTCAATAAGTTACAAACAAT GAACGATATTGATGACCATTTAGACACAATGCAAAGTGATCTGGAATCTTTGCGGGATCTCCTAAGAAATGATTCTTATTCATTTGACACCAACACATTGCTAGGG TTGTTTGGATCAGATGACCCATTCTACGGGTTGTCTTACAATGCAACCGATGAACGAGCTAAAGCTACCAATG cGAAGAAGATGAAAGGTGAGATTTCAAATGTAACCTGTGACGAGACTCGCGTCCAGAGCCCTTTCAATGAGGATGATg CTGAAGGGAATCAGTTAATCTCGTATACAGGGAATATTCCAGACTTTGAAGACATTTCAATACCAGATTTGGATGCAGATAATTCCATGTCACCGAGCCCGAGTAGATCCACCCTTAATACACCGCAAATCGAACTTCGTTCGCCAtcctttgttttaaaacactGA
- the LOC125051629 gene encoding heat shock transcription factor isoform X6: protein MRSVVEIGASVPAFLGKLWKLVNDSETNHLISWSPGGKTFVIKNQADFARELLPLYYKHNNMASFIRQLNMYGFHKITSVENGGLRYEKDEIEFSHPCFMRGHAYLLEHIKRKIANPKSIVANSEGGEKIIIKPELMNKVLADVKQMKGKQESLDAKFSAMKQENEALWREVAILRQKHIKQQQIVNNLIQFLMSLVQPARAPAASGNNVGVKRPYQLMINSAAHNVSDAYPGTIKNIKLDKENLLEETNEDNLEDGPTIHELAHDDILNNDPSQDSLDATGFVTVNLSPVPINNSGNTDGTTLPTQYHVTMEDDEDTETGQTAMEQIFVTVPSTSKPKTRTCKKNVSNTKNINNITLNNYNTINPSADFKLPAEIFASDDSISDAGAGGTDDINNFNELNGNDLVMSTLKDKMLGGINIKVESAEQVQQPSSTEKKAKKSKDNTNNFNLADIKTELQDDFDWNNMTLATVHNNPNLNKLQTMCRRDNHNREDYSLFASNSNKNDIDDHLDTMQSDLESLRDLLRNDSYSFDTNTLLGTPDTSLQTTMSFNPSLNEHIQNGHLFGSDDPFYGLSYNATDERAKATNAKKMKGEISNVTCDETRVQSPFNEDDAEGNQLISYTGNIPDFEDISIPDLDADNSMSPSPSRSTLNTPQIELRSPSFVLKH, encoded by the exons ATGCGTTCTGTAGTAGAAATAGGAGCCAGTGTCCCAGCTTTTTTGGGAAAATTGTGGAAACTGGTCAATGATTCAGAGACCAACCATCTGATATCGTGGAGTCCT GGAGGAAAgacttttgttataaaaaatcaagCTGATTTTGCCCGGGAGTTGCTACCTTTATACTATAAACACAATAATATGGCAAGCTTCATTCGACAGCTAAATATGTATggttttcataaaattacatCTGTTGAAAATGGGGGCCTGAGATATGAGAAAGATGAAATTGAGTTTTCACATCCTTGCTTCATGAGAGGTCACGCTTATTTACTTGAACATATCAAAAGAAAGATTGCAAATCCTAAATCAATTGTTGCAAATAGTGAAGGTGGagaaaaaattatcataaaaccAGAGCTTATGAATAAAGTGTTAGCTGATGTTAAACAAATGAAAGGAAAACAGGAAAGTCTAGATGCAAAATTTAGTGCAATGAAACAGGAGAATGAAGCTTTGTGGAGGGAAGTAGCCATACTTAgacaaaaacatataaaacaacaacaaatTGTAAACAAT TTGATTCAATTCTTAATGTCACTAGTTCAGCCAGCTAGAGCACCAGCGGCTAGTGGTAACAATGTAGGTGTAAAGAGACCCTATCAATTAATGATAAATAGTGCAGCTCACAATGTCAGTGATGCATACCCAGGGAcaattaagaatattaaacTAGATAAAGAAAACTTATTAGAAGAGACAAATGAGGATAATTTg gagGATGGACCAACAATTCATGAATTAGCACATGACGATATTCTAAATAATGATCCTTCACAAGACTCATTAGATGCAACTGGCTTTGTAACCGTTAATTTATCACCTGTACCTATTAACAATTCTGGCAATACTGATGGTACAACATTACCCACTCAATACCATGTTACAATGGAGGACGATGAAGATACTGAAACag GTCAAACTGCAATGGAACAAATTTTTGTTACTGTACCAAGCACTTCAAAACCTAAAACAAGAACCTGCAAGAAAAATGTGTCCAACACAAAGAATATAAACAACAtaacattaaacaattataatacaataaatccATCTGCTGATTTTAAGCTTCCTGCTGAAATATTTGCAAGTGATGATTCTATAAGTGATGCTGGAGCTGGTGGGACTGAtgacataaataatttcaatgaaCTTAATGGAAATGATTTAGTTATGTCCACATTAAAAGACAAGATGCTAGGAGGAATTAATATTAAGGTTGAAAGTGCTGAACAGGTTCAGCAGCCAAGTAGTACAGAGAAAAAAGCTAAGAAATCCAAAGAtaatacaaacaattttaatttagctgATATAAAGACTGAACTTCAAGATGATTTTGATTGGAATAACATGACCTTGGCTACAGTACACAACAATCCAAACCTCAATAAGTTACAAACAAT GTGTAGGAGGGACAACCACAATCGAGAGGATTATTCTCTTTTTGCATCAAATTCAAACAA GAACGATATTGATGACCATTTAGACACAATGCAAAGTGATCTGGAATCTTTGCGGGATCTCCTAAGAAATGATTCTTATTCATTTGACACCAACACATTGCTAGGG ACTCCTGATACAAGCTTGCAAACAACGATGTCTTTCAACCCATCTTTGAATGAGCACATACAAAATGGACAT TTGTTTGGATCAGATGACCCATTCTACGGGTTGTCTTACAATGCAACCGATGAACGAGCTAAAGCTACCAATG cGAAGAAGATGAAAGGTGAGATTTCAAATGTAACCTGTGACGAGACTCGCGTCCAGAGCCCTTTCAATGAGGATGATg CTGAAGGGAATCAGTTAATCTCGTATACAGGGAATATTCCAGACTTTGAAGACATTTCAATACCAGATTTGGATGCAGATAATTCCATGTCACCGAGCCCGAGTAGATCCACCCTTAATACACCGCAAATCGAACTTCGTTCGCCAtcctttgttttaaaacactGA
- the LOC125051629 gene encoding heat shock factor protein isoform X9, which translates to MRSVVEIGASVPAFLGKLWKLVNDSETNHLISWSPGGKTFVIKNQADFARELLPLYYKHNNMASFIRQLNMYGFHKITSVENGGLRYEKDEIEFSHPCFMRGHAYLLEHIKRKIANPKSIVANSEGGEKIIIKPELMNKVLADVKQMKGKQESLDAKFSAMKQENEALWREVAILRQKHIKQQQIVNNLIQFLMSLVQPARAPAASGNNVGVKRPYQLMINSAAHNVSDAYPGTIKNIKLDKENLLEETNEDNLEDGPTIHELAHDDILNNDPSQDSLDATGFVTVNLSPVPINNSGNTDGTTLPTQYHVTMEDDEDTETDGIRLRYPNNFTNGMLRSPNAQPIVTSPSPIITSASPIGQTAMEQIFVTVPSTSKPKTRTCKKNVSNTKNINNITLNNYNTINPSADFKLPAEIFASDDSISDAGAGGTDDINNFNELNGNDLVMSTLKDKMLGGINIKVESAEQVQQPSSTEKKAKKSKDNTNNFNLADIKTELQDDFDWNNMTLATVHNNPNLNKLQTMCRRDNHNREDYSLFASNSNKNDIDDHLDTMQSDLESLRDLLRNDSYSFDTNTLLGTPDTSLQTTMSFNPSLNEHIQNGHLFGSDDPFYGLSYNATDERAKATNDTSKQYPMIDFDWLIGNSETSQPAK; encoded by the exons ATGCGTTCTGTAGTAGAAATAGGAGCCAGTGTCCCAGCTTTTTTGGGAAAATTGTGGAAACTGGTCAATGATTCAGAGACCAACCATCTGATATCGTGGAGTCCT GGAGGAAAgacttttgttataaaaaatcaagCTGATTTTGCCCGGGAGTTGCTACCTTTATACTATAAACACAATAATATGGCAAGCTTCATTCGACAGCTAAATATGTATggttttcataaaattacatCTGTTGAAAATGGGGGCCTGAGATATGAGAAAGATGAAATTGAGTTTTCACATCCTTGCTTCATGAGAGGTCACGCTTATTTACTTGAACATATCAAAAGAAAGATTGCAAATCCTAAATCAATTGTTGCAAATAGTGAAGGTGGagaaaaaattatcataaaaccAGAGCTTATGAATAAAGTGTTAGCTGATGTTAAACAAATGAAAGGAAAACAGGAAAGTCTAGATGCAAAATTTAGTGCAATGAAACAGGAGAATGAAGCTTTGTGGAGGGAAGTAGCCATACTTAgacaaaaacatataaaacaacaacaaatTGTAAACAAT TTGATTCAATTCTTAATGTCACTAGTTCAGCCAGCTAGAGCACCAGCGGCTAGTGGTAACAATGTAGGTGTAAAGAGACCCTATCAATTAATGATAAATAGTGCAGCTCACAATGTCAGTGATGCATACCCAGGGAcaattaagaatattaaacTAGATAAAGAAAACTTATTAGAAGAGACAAATGAGGATAATTTg gagGATGGACCAACAATTCATGAATTAGCACATGACGATATTCTAAATAATGATCCTTCACAAGACTCATTAGATGCAACTGGCTTTGTAACCGTTAATTTATCACCTGTACCTATTAACAATTCTGGCAATACTGATGGTACAACATTACCCACTCAATACCATGTTACAATGGAGGACGATGAAGATACTGAAACag ATGGAATAAGACTACGGTATCCCAACAATTTTACCAATGGCATGTTAAGAAGTCCGAACGCTCAACCAATTGTAACTTCACCATCACCTATAATTACTTCTGCATCTCCAATAGGTCAAACTGCAATGGAACAAATTTTTGTTACTGTACCAAGCACTTCAAAACCTAAAACAAGAACCTGCAAGAAAAATGTGTCCAACACAAAGAATATAAACAACAtaacattaaacaattataatacaataaatccATCTGCTGATTTTAAGCTTCCTGCTGAAATATTTGCAAGTGATGATTCTATAAGTGATGCTGGAGCTGGTGGGACTGAtgacataaataatttcaatgaaCTTAATGGAAATGATTTAGTTATGTCCACATTAAAAGACAAGATGCTAGGAGGAATTAATATTAAGGTTGAAAGTGCTGAACAGGTTCAGCAGCCAAGTAGTACAGAGAAAAAAGCTAAGAAATCCAAAGAtaatacaaacaattttaatttagctgATATAAAGACTGAACTTCAAGATGATTTTGATTGGAATAACATGACCTTGGCTACAGTACACAACAATCCAAACCTCAATAAGTTACAAACAAT GTGTAGGAGGGACAACCACAATCGAGAGGATTATTCTCTTTTTGCATCAAATTCAAACAA GAACGATATTGATGACCATTTAGACACAATGCAAAGTGATCTGGAATCTTTGCGGGATCTCCTAAGAAATGATTCTTATTCATTTGACACCAACACATTGCTAGGG ACTCCTGATACAAGCTTGCAAACAACGATGTCTTTCAACCCATCTTTGAATGAGCACATACAAAATGGACAT TTGTTTGGATCAGATGACCCATTCTACGGGTTGTCTTACAATGCAACCGATGAACGAGCTAAAGCTACCAATG ATACATCCAAACAGTATCCGATGATTGATTTTGATTGGCTGATTGGTAACAGCGAAACATCACAACCGGCAAAGTAA
- the LOC125051629 gene encoding heat shock factor protein isoform X10, producing the protein MRSVVEIGASVPAFLGKLWKLVNDSETNHLISWSPGGKTFVIKNQADFARELLPLYYKHNNMASFIRQLNMYGFHKITSVENGGLRYEKDEIEFSHPCFMRGHAYLLEHIKRKIANPKSIVANSEGGEKIIIKPELMNKVLADVKQMKGKQESLDAKFSAMKQENEALWREVAILRQKHIKQQQIVNNLIQFLMSLVQPARAPAASGNNVGVKRPYQLMINSAAHNVSDAYPGTIKNIKLDKENLLEETNEDNLEDGPTIHELAHDDILNNDPSQDSLDATGFVTVNLSPVPINNSGNTDGTTLPTQYHVTMEDDEDTETDGIRLRYPNNFTNGMLRSPNAQPIVTSPSPIITSASPIGQTAMEQIFVTVPSTSKPKTRTCKKNVSNTKNINNITLNNYNTINPSADFKLPAEIFASDDSISDAGAGGTDDINNFNELNGNDLVMSTLKDKMLGGINIKVESAEQVQQPSSTEKKAKKSKDNTNNFNLADIKTELQDDFDWNNMTLATVHNNPNLNKLQTMNDIDDHLDTMQSDLESLRDLLRNDSYSFDTNTLLGLFGSDDPFYGLSYNATDERAKATNAEGNQLISYTGNIPDFEDISIPDLDADNSMSPSPSRSTLNTPQIELRSPSFVLKH; encoded by the exons ATGCGTTCTGTAGTAGAAATAGGAGCCAGTGTCCCAGCTTTTTTGGGAAAATTGTGGAAACTGGTCAATGATTCAGAGACCAACCATCTGATATCGTGGAGTCCT GGAGGAAAgacttttgttataaaaaatcaagCTGATTTTGCCCGGGAGTTGCTACCTTTATACTATAAACACAATAATATGGCAAGCTTCATTCGACAGCTAAATATGTATggttttcataaaattacatCTGTTGAAAATGGGGGCCTGAGATATGAGAAAGATGAAATTGAGTTTTCACATCCTTGCTTCATGAGAGGTCACGCTTATTTACTTGAACATATCAAAAGAAAGATTGCAAATCCTAAATCAATTGTTGCAAATAGTGAAGGTGGagaaaaaattatcataaaaccAGAGCTTATGAATAAAGTGTTAGCTGATGTTAAACAAATGAAAGGAAAACAGGAAAGTCTAGATGCAAAATTTAGTGCAATGAAACAGGAGAATGAAGCTTTGTGGAGGGAAGTAGCCATACTTAgacaaaaacatataaaacaacaacaaatTGTAAACAAT TTGATTCAATTCTTAATGTCACTAGTTCAGCCAGCTAGAGCACCAGCGGCTAGTGGTAACAATGTAGGTGTAAAGAGACCCTATCAATTAATGATAAATAGTGCAGCTCACAATGTCAGTGATGCATACCCAGGGAcaattaagaatattaaacTAGATAAAGAAAACTTATTAGAAGAGACAAATGAGGATAATTTg gagGATGGACCAACAATTCATGAATTAGCACATGACGATATTCTAAATAATGATCCTTCACAAGACTCATTAGATGCAACTGGCTTTGTAACCGTTAATTTATCACCTGTACCTATTAACAATTCTGGCAATACTGATGGTACAACATTACCCACTCAATACCATGTTACAATGGAGGACGATGAAGATACTGAAACag ATGGAATAAGACTACGGTATCCCAACAATTTTACCAATGGCATGTTAAGAAGTCCGAACGCTCAACCAATTGTAACTTCACCATCACCTATAATTACTTCTGCATCTCCAATAGGTCAAACTGCAATGGAACAAATTTTTGTTACTGTACCAAGCACTTCAAAACCTAAAACAAGAACCTGCAAGAAAAATGTGTCCAACACAAAGAATATAAACAACAtaacattaaacaattataatacaataaatccATCTGCTGATTTTAAGCTTCCTGCTGAAATATTTGCAAGTGATGATTCTATAAGTGATGCTGGAGCTGGTGGGACTGAtgacataaataatttcaatgaaCTTAATGGAAATGATTTAGTTATGTCCACATTAAAAGACAAGATGCTAGGAGGAATTAATATTAAGGTTGAAAGTGCTGAACAGGTTCAGCAGCCAAGTAGTACAGAGAAAAAAGCTAAGAAATCCAAAGAtaatacaaacaattttaatttagctgATATAAAGACTGAACTTCAAGATGATTTTGATTGGAATAACATGACCTTGGCTACAGTACACAACAATCCAAACCTCAATAAGTTACAAACAAT GAACGATATTGATGACCATTTAGACACAATGCAAAGTGATCTGGAATCTTTGCGGGATCTCCTAAGAAATGATTCTTATTCATTTGACACCAACACATTGCTAGGG TTGTTTGGATCAGATGACCCATTCTACGGGTTGTCTTACAATGCAACCGATGAACGAGCTAAAGCTACCAATG CTGAAGGGAATCAGTTAATCTCGTATACAGGGAATATTCCAGACTTTGAAGACATTTCAATACCAGATTTGGATGCAGATAATTCCATGTCACCGAGCCCGAGTAGATCCACCCTTAATACACCGCAAATCGAACTTCGTTCGCCAtcctttgttttaaaacactGA
- the LOC125051629 gene encoding heat shock factor protein isoform X11 — translation MRSVVEIGASVPAFLGKLWKLVNDSETNHLISWSPGGKTFVIKNQADFARELLPLYYKHNNMASFIRQLNMYGFHKITSVENGGLRYEKDEIEFSHPCFMRGHAYLLEHIKRKIANPKSIVANSEGGEKIIIKPELMNKVLADVKQMKGKQESLDAKFSAMKQENEALWREVAILRQKHIKQQQIVNNLIQFLMSLVQPARAPAASGNNVGVKRPYQLMINSAAHNVSDAYPGTIKNIKLDKENLLEETNEDNLEDGPTIHELAHDDILNNDPSQDSLDATGFVTVNLSPVPINNSGNTDGTTLPTQYHVTMEDDEDTETDGIRLRYPNNFTNGMLRSPNAQPIVTSPSPIITSASPIGQTAMEQIFVTVPSTSKPKTRTCKKNVSNTKNINNITLNNYNTINPSADFKLPAEIFASDDSISDAGAGGTDDINNFNELNGNDLVMSTLKDKMLGGINIKVESAEQVQQPSSTEKKAKKSKDNTNNFNLADIKTELQDDFDWNNMTLATVHNNPNLNKLQTMCRRDNHNREDYSLFASNSNKNDIDDHLDTMQSDLESLRDLLRNDSYSFDTNTLLGLFGSDDPFYGLSYNATDERAKATNDTSKQYPMIDFDWLIGNSETSQPAK, via the exons ATGCGTTCTGTAGTAGAAATAGGAGCCAGTGTCCCAGCTTTTTTGGGAAAATTGTGGAAACTGGTCAATGATTCAGAGACCAACCATCTGATATCGTGGAGTCCT GGAGGAAAgacttttgttataaaaaatcaagCTGATTTTGCCCGGGAGTTGCTACCTTTATACTATAAACACAATAATATGGCAAGCTTCATTCGACAGCTAAATATGTATggttttcataaaattacatCTGTTGAAAATGGGGGCCTGAGATATGAGAAAGATGAAATTGAGTTTTCACATCCTTGCTTCATGAGAGGTCACGCTTATTTACTTGAACATATCAAAAGAAAGATTGCAAATCCTAAATCAATTGTTGCAAATAGTGAAGGTGGagaaaaaattatcataaaaccAGAGCTTATGAATAAAGTGTTAGCTGATGTTAAACAAATGAAAGGAAAACAGGAAAGTCTAGATGCAAAATTTAGTGCAATGAAACAGGAGAATGAAGCTTTGTGGAGGGAAGTAGCCATACTTAgacaaaaacatataaaacaacaacaaatTGTAAACAAT TTGATTCAATTCTTAATGTCACTAGTTCAGCCAGCTAGAGCACCAGCGGCTAGTGGTAACAATGTAGGTGTAAAGAGACCCTATCAATTAATGATAAATAGTGCAGCTCACAATGTCAGTGATGCATACCCAGGGAcaattaagaatattaaacTAGATAAAGAAAACTTATTAGAAGAGACAAATGAGGATAATTTg gagGATGGACCAACAATTCATGAATTAGCACATGACGATATTCTAAATAATGATCCTTCACAAGACTCATTAGATGCAACTGGCTTTGTAACCGTTAATTTATCACCTGTACCTATTAACAATTCTGGCAATACTGATGGTACAACATTACCCACTCAATACCATGTTACAATGGAGGACGATGAAGATACTGAAACag ATGGAATAAGACTACGGTATCCCAACAATTTTACCAATGGCATGTTAAGAAGTCCGAACGCTCAACCAATTGTAACTTCACCATCACCTATAATTACTTCTGCATCTCCAATAGGTCAAACTGCAATGGAACAAATTTTTGTTACTGTACCAAGCACTTCAAAACCTAAAACAAGAACCTGCAAGAAAAATGTGTCCAACACAAAGAATATAAACAACAtaacattaaacaattataatacaataaatccATCTGCTGATTTTAAGCTTCCTGCTGAAATATTTGCAAGTGATGATTCTATAAGTGATGCTGGAGCTGGTGGGACTGAtgacataaataatttcaatgaaCTTAATGGAAATGATTTAGTTATGTCCACATTAAAAGACAAGATGCTAGGAGGAATTAATATTAAGGTTGAAAGTGCTGAACAGGTTCAGCAGCCAAGTAGTACAGAGAAAAAAGCTAAGAAATCCAAAGAtaatacaaacaattttaatttagctgATATAAAGACTGAACTTCAAGATGATTTTGATTGGAATAACATGACCTTGGCTACAGTACACAACAATCCAAACCTCAATAAGTTACAAACAAT GTGTAGGAGGGACAACCACAATCGAGAGGATTATTCTCTTTTTGCATCAAATTCAAACAA GAACGATATTGATGACCATTTAGACACAATGCAAAGTGATCTGGAATCTTTGCGGGATCTCCTAAGAAATGATTCTTATTCATTTGACACCAACACATTGCTAGGG TTGTTTGGATCAGATGACCCATTCTACGGGTTGTCTTACAATGCAACCGATGAACGAGCTAAAGCTACCAATG ATACATCCAAACAGTATCCGATGATTGATTTTGATTGGCTGATTGGTAACAGCGAAACATCACAACCGGCAAAGTAA